The Papaver somniferum cultivar HN1 chromosome 3, ASM357369v1, whole genome shotgun sequence genome includes a region encoding these proteins:
- the LOC113355465 gene encoding uncharacterized protein LOC113355465 isoform X3, which produces MDYDDNDFQNQTFQLVGEEKNRKFPPGLSSYSLPKFDLEDNVNLRFDSLVGSEGLLDIRSQEENQWIEDFSGGSSGIEFSSTAAESCSISRRNNVWSEATSSESVEMLLKSVGQDEMIMEQNITTIKGSVSGDVLGDLTTQMGLQNSDKDGSVAPPSKGLDAMDEDSALPTNLSKEAPDQLLPQVEPTDGITDDGDASVYGSLRDLGPSSVIETYCSASVAESGRDLFVDDDKCRKANMEIVPLVSSEGKNKTLHECPPGFENMHLGPSAAPDPTHAKNVTGVSISNCCDSSTANKKNDMGQGDGSFLSDSSRLLVVSSSEAAETTKIGGLESSDSVIVHSDAPLINKEIERSTTDPESKVECDMDGSLIVGEKVCTSSSSQTIITESMVHETPSVQVLSEQSDLMKLGCDNKLSGAKDLPEGSNIGVKPEEDVRTQLLVEKFKHSDKQEAVTTICLEPSSSSVMNVRSEMPDVSISSELREGEASVDAGKIVDAIGEPSSPLGHDSARCQNKTPTTVANKDALDSRDVLGTPVSYESLSKENDGVQAVVGVSSAVQEGAVMESAGSYSKILKKPIPSLEESSHDVDPKTVEEQKESGNDVQSVLLGEKGDALNDSGDFSKPLMLRDDADRQSLQTGSSNPNSIELRCGSPTVVSCSEISQNEKEDPLLGDASNVSMDIFKPVRMLNDDSELQHVETGNSNLNSIESNCGSPTVISCSEPSLSEKENLVLGKDVLADQSNASVCEASIATSVLLDPKVKSCSQDDRNFTFEVGSQPHPSERTGDDWRPFPTDLPGASQGSPPRETSCQIDSKTLSHVSQGSASTKTVSQVNSKMSSHTSQGSPRKSGGRKVRKSSKGHKPADDTTTAGSDKTAGMEASNDKGSPLKNELLLCQKEYQEGQGGIGQGANQFSSIFHDPRKVDLLRDDRSFTFKVTSHEHLAETEIGSGWKPFPSLQPDDVLQTVGTSPIMSSFSQTDPNIIQDISFANTQTPGVKSERRRSRADGKARSGSGKVVDRVAAKEGKTIEEMTPRKQIKGRGSSSGTLSPSSFGIVNHVAPAEEMRPFGFIDGSNTKPSPVLMGHTSSLPDLNTSIPTSTLFQQPFTDSQQVQLRAQIFVYGSLIQGTTPDEPCMISAFGESDGGRSMWENAWRIALERLQHQKSPLSSAKAPAQSTRSFLQNDAFSTPGRPGGVGAPPSMISPVIPMSSPLWNVSSPCEGLYASSSSTMKGGPLMDPHQTLVQVHHPYQSPHLRHYVGSTNTWQSQAPTPATWVVSTPQSSSLSAPNAIHSAALPISEAVHLPSDREPSSASRPSGLVQQPALPPSTSTRASSPIVDVKRTPPPSGKQAAAESKPRKRRKGSASLEIDQISTFVQPASASEPVSSHGDGHQLPTTSITPITSVPSDFDPNVSADSSFVLATTSLTPPKPNVLVGHADTEQRSGTVLSEETCRQIEQAQQQAEEASSLATAAVNHSQSVWAQLAIQKSSGLVSDLEAKLASAAVAIAAAAAVAKAAAAAAKIASDAALQAKLMADEVLVLPCQLGNMTSDACLHGGVKNMGNFVSPASILKSKDRTNNSDSILVVAREAAKKRVEAASAATRRAENLDAVVKAAGMAAEAVSQASTIIAMGDPVPFTLQELVEAGPENYWKAQQHHLFSDQTAKLNSNTTNMAQQAEVVCAEEGVTRCIENNLKEMKGSSDQGKKIAPPKELSKQVKNNNLLVNGIRRGPAGNGEKGLTEPKPGRTSDFVETIGSAPVEYICALQSAQSEEYEAARESARASIENQIEEGSVVEVLSCDEGLGRRVWLPSKVLNLKDGKAYVCFTELARAGGSGQSTEWVSLGGEGGQAPRIRIPHLVSASKYEGTRKRRRAARGDCSWSIGDKVDAWINNGWWEGTITEMGKDNEANLTVQLSAQGDASIVGSWNLRPSLFWRDGHWIEWSRLTENIVSSHEGDTPREKRTKFGPRAAETDAGIEVRETDKIGKHKVHIEESEKPEASRPLPLSAKETVFNIGKNPKEDNKDKLGMKRTGLQKPGSSVVPGVPKPGRKRKFMDDSASRGWKNPSKVVSRGKRVAESRPNFQKTGNPDTVTGRNTSERVSVPSATTEGVAHNLIPNTPASSTKKEGYMSGSVSVAPLAKKQPSSTVAAAFANKRKLGAFPGQKLSRNEEKDRVGQNEKPVIPDAVEPRRSVRRIQPTSRLLEGLQSSLIASKIPTAHDRGTKGQHRGAARAIL; this is translated from the exons ATGGATTATGATGACAATGATTTCCAAAACCAGACTTTTCAGTTAGTTGGTGAAGAGAAAAACAGAAAGTTTCCTCCAGGCTTAAGCTCATATTCGCTTCCCAAGTTTGATCTGGAAGACAACGTTAACTTGAGGTTTGATAGTTTAGTTGGATCGGAGGGTTTACTTGACATACGAAGTCAAGAAGAAAACCAGTGGATTGAAGATTTTTCGGGAGGAAGTAGTGGGATAGAGTTTAGTTCAACTGCTGCCGAATCTTGCTCCATCTCAAGGCGTAACAATGTTTGGTCTGAGGCTACATCCTCGGAATCTGTTGAAATGTTACTGAAATCGGTAGGACAAGATGAAATGATTATGGAACAAAATATTACTACTATCAAGGGATCAGTATCCGGAGACGTATTGGGCGACTTAACAACTCAAATGGGTCTTCAAAATTCAGATAAAGATGGTTCTGTAGCTCCTCCATCCAAGGGACTGGATGCGATGGATGAGGATTCTGCATTACCAACCAATCTAAGTAAAGAAGCTCCAGATCAGCTCCTGCCTCAGGTTGAACCTACGGATGGAATCACTGACGACGGTGACGCATCTGTTTATGGGAGTTTGAGAGATCTGGGTCCAAGTTCTGTTATTGAAACGTATTGTAGTGCATCAGTGGCTGAGTCTGGGCGAGATCTTTTCGTTGATGATGACAAATGCAGAAAAGCGAATATGGAAATTGTCCCTTTGGTTAGCTCTGAGGGGAAGAATAAGACACTGCACGAGTGTCCTCCTGGTTTTGAGAATATGCATCTTGGTCCCTCTGCTGCTCCTGATCCAACACATGCTAAAAATGTTACTGGAGTATCTATCAGTAACTGTTGTGATTCTTCAACTGCAAACAAGAAGAACGACATGGGCCAAGGCGATGGAAGCTTTCTGTCAGATTCTTCCAGGTTGTTGgtggtttcttcatcagaagcagCTGAAACTACTAAAATAGGAGGGCTCGAGTCTAGTGATTCAGTTATAGTTCATTCAGATGCCCCTCTCATCAACAAAGAAATTGAAAGGTCAACTACTGACCCAGAGAGCAAAGTAGAGTGTGACATGGATGGTTCTCTGATTGTGGGAGAGAAGGTTTGTACATCATCCAGTAGTCAGACTATTATCACAGAAAGCATGGTTCATGAAACACCTTCTGTCCAGGTTCTGTCGGAGCAATCAG ATCTAATGAAATTAGGGTGCGATAACAAATTGAGTGGTGCTAAGGATTTGCCTGAAGGGAGCAACATTGGCGTTAAACCCGAGGAGGATGTAAGGACACAGTTACTTGTCGAGAAATTTAAACATTCTGATAAGCAGGAAGCAGTGACCACAATCTGCTTGGAGCCTAGTAGTTCATCAGTGATGAATGTGAGGTCCGAAATGCCAGATGTGTCCATTTCTTCTGAATTAAGAGAAGGTGAAGCTTCTGTGGATGCTGGAAAGATAGTAGATGCTATTGGTGAGCCGTCATCCCCATTGGGACATGATAGTGCAAGATGCCAAAACAAGACTCCAACAACAGTAGCTAACAAAGATGCTCTGGACTCCAGAGATGTGTTGGGAACTCCTGTTTCTTATGAATCCCTTTCCAAAGAAAACGATGGTGTTCAAGCAGTAGTTGGAGTTTCTTCTGCGGTCCAGGAAGGAGCAGTAATGGAATCTGCGG GTAGCTACAGCAAGATTTTGAAAAAGCCCATACCGTCATTGGAGGAATCTTCTCACGATGTTGACCCAAAAACTGTGGAAGAACAAAAAGAGTCTGGAAATGATGTGCAGAGTGTCCTCCTAGGAGAAAAAG GTGATGCCTTGAATGACTCAGGGGACTTCTCTAAACCTCTGATGTTGAGAGACGATGCTGATcgacaatctttgcaaacaggaAGTAGCAATCCGAATTCTATTGAACTTAGATGTGGTTCCCCTACTGTTGTCAGTTGCAGTGAAATCTCCcaaaatgaaaaagaagaccCACTTTTAG GTGATGCCTCAAATGTCTCCATGGACATCTTTAAACCTGTGAGGATGCTGAATGACGATTCTGAACTTCAACATGTGGAAACAGGAAATAGCAATCTGAACTCAATTGAATCTAATTGTGGTTCCCCTACTGTCATCAGTTGCAGTGAGCCCTCCCTAAGTGAAAAAGAAAACCTGGTTTTAGGTAAAGATGTTTTAGCGGATCAATCTAATGCCTCTGTTTGTGAGGCCAGTATAGCCACTTCTGTGCTTCTTGATCCTAAGGTTAAAAGTTGCTCCCAAGACGATAGAAATTTTACTTTCGAAGTCGGTTCACAGCCACATCCATCTGAGAGAACTGGCGATGACTGGAGGCCATTTCCCACTGATCTACCTGGTGCATCTCAG ggatctcctccaagagaaaCATCTTGCCAAATAGATTCAAAGACGTTATCACACGTTTCACAGGGTTCTGCTTCAACAAAAACAGTTAGCCAAGTAAATTCCAAGATGTCATCACATACTTCTCAGGGAAGTCCTCGAAAATCTGGTGGGAGAAAGGTGCGTAAAAGCTCCAAGGGTCATAAGCCTGCTGATGATACAACAACAGCTGGGTCTGATAAAACAGCTGGCATGGAAGCTTCTAACGACAAAGGAAGTCCTCTTAAAAATGAGCTGCTCCTATGTCAAAAAGAGTATCAAGAGGGTCAGGGTGGCATCGGTCAGGGAGCCAATCAATTCAGCTCCATTTTTCATGATCCCAGAAAAGTTGATCTCCTCAGAGATGATAGAAGTTTCACTTTTAAGGTTACCTCACATGAACATTTGGCTGAAACAGAAATAGGTAGCGGGTGGAAACCATTCCCAAGTCTTCAACCTGATGATGTCCTTCAG ACCGTAGGGACTTCTCCCATCATGTCCAGCTTCAGCCAAACAGATCCGAATATCATACAAGATATTTCTTTTGCAAATACTCAAACACCTGGTGTAAAAAGTGAACGCCGAAGATCTAGGGCAGATGGTAAAGCAAGGTCGGGGTCTGGCAAGGTGGTTGATAGAGTGGCTGCGAAAGAAGGGAAAACTATTGAAGAGATGACACCCAGAAAACAGATAAAAGGAAGGGGGAGCAGCTCGGGTACATTGTCCCCTAGTTCATTTGGCATTGTGAATCATGTTGCACCAGCAGAAGAGATGAGACCATTTGGATTTATTGACGGCAGCAATACAAAACCCAGTCCTGTCCTAATGGGTCATACATCTAGTCTGCCGGATTTGAATACGTCGATTCCAACCTCCACCTTATTTCAACAGCCTTTCACAGACTCGCAACAAGTCCAATTGCGTGCTcagatatttgtttatggttctttAAT TCAAGGAACCACACCTGATGAGCCATGTATGATATCAGCCTTTGGAGAATCTG ATGGTGGAAGGAGCATGTGGGAGAATGCATGGCGTATTGCTCTCGAAAGGCTTCAGCATCAGAAGTCTCCACTCAGTA GTGCTAAGGCTCCTGCACAATCAACTAGAAGCTTTCTTCAAAATGATGCCTTCTCAACACCTGGCCGACCTGGTGGTGTAGGTGCTCCTCCGTCGATGATTAGTCCTGTAATACCCATGTCATCCCCATTGTGGAACGTTTCTTCTCCCTGTGAAGGGTTGTacgccagcagcagcagcacaatgAAAGGAGGGCCTCTTATGGATCCTCATCAGACGCTTGTTCAAGTGCATCATCCTTATCAGTCTCCACATTTGAGGCATTACGTAGGAAGCACCAATACATGGCAATCCCAAGCCCCTACGCCTGCGACCTGGGTTGTTAGCACTCCTCAGAGTTCATCACTTAGTGCACCCAATGCTATACACTCAGCCGCATTACCTATCTCAGAAGCAGTTCATTTGCCTTCTGACCGAGAACCATCATCTGCATCACGCCCATCTGGGTTGGTGCAGCAGCCTGCTTTACCTCCTAGCACTTCTACACGTGCATCTTCTCCCATTGTAGATGTGAAAAGAACTCCACCACCATCAGGAAAGCAAGCTGCTGCGGAGTCGAAGCCTAGAAAAAGGAGAAAGGGTTCAGCTTCTTTGGAGATTGATCAGATCTCTACTTTTGTTCAACCTGCATCAGCATCAGAGCCAGTTTCTTCTCATGGAGATGGTCATCAATTGCCAACTACATCTATTACCCCTATCACATCAGTTCCATCTGATTTTGATCCTAATGTTTCTGCTGACAGTAGTTTTGTCTTAGCAACAACATCACTCACGCCTCCCAAGCCAAATGTATTAGTTGGTCATGCAGACACAGAGCAGCGGAGTGGGACTGTCCTCTCAGAAGAAACATGTAGACAGATCGAGCAGGCTCAGCAGCAGGCAGAAGAAGCATCTTCTCTTGCTACAGCTGCAGTTAATCACAGCCAAAGTGTATGGGCCCAGCTAGCTATCCAGAAGAGCTCTGGTTTGGTTTCTGATCTTGAAGCTAAGCTAGCTTCTGCGGCAGTCGCAATAGCTGCGGCAGCTGCTGTTGCTAAggcagcagctgctgctgctAAAATTGCATCTGATGCTGCTCTGCAAGCCAAACTGATGGCTGATGAGGTTCTAGTTCTTCCTTGTCAACTTGGAAATATGACATCTGATGCTTGTCTTCATGGTGGTGTGAAGAATATGGGGAATTTTGTCTCTCCCGCATCCATCTTGAAAAGTAAGGACAGAACTAACAATTCAGACTCGATTCTTGTTGTCGCAAGGGAGGCAGCTAAAAAGAGGGTTGAAGCTGCATCAGCTGCTACAAGAAGAGCTGAGAACCTGGACGCTGTCGTTAAAGCGGCAGGAATGGCAGCAGAAGCTGTATCGCAAGCTTCTACCATCATTGCCATGGGGGACCCTGTACCTTTTACACTTCAGGAGTTAGTTGAAGCTGGTCCAGAAAATTATTGGAAAGCACAGCAACATCATTTGTTCTCTGATCAGACTGCCAAACTGAACTCTAACACTACAAATATGGCACAGCAAGCTGAAGTAGTTTGTGCAGAAGAGGGGGTTACCAGATGCATTGAAAATAATTTGAAAGAGATGAAAGGTAGCTCAGACCAAGGGAAGAAGATAGCTCCTCCAAAAGAGTTGTCCAAACAGGTAAAAAACAACAATCTGTTGGTGAATGGCATACGCCGGGGTCCTGCTGGGAATGGTGAAAAAGGTCTGACAGAACCAAAACCAGGCAGAACTTCCGATTTTGTTGAAACCATCGGATCTGCTCCTGTTGAATATATATGTGCTTTGCAAAGTGCCCAGAGTGAGGAATATGAAGCAGCACGTGAGTCAGCCCGAGCTTCTATAGAGAACCAAATTGAGGAAGGTTCCGTTGTAGAG GTTCTTTCCTGCGATGAAGGCCTCGGGCGGCGGGTGTGGCTTCCATCCAAGGTACTGAATTTGAAGGATGGGAAGGCATATGTCTGTTTCACTGAACTTGCTCGAGCTGGag GTTCTGGGCAGTCTACAGAGTGGGTGTCACTTGGTGGAGAAGGAGGTCAAGCTCCGCGAATCCGCATTCCACATCTGGTGAGTGCTTCAAAGTATGAAGGGACGAGGAAGAGGCGCAGAGCAGCTAGAGGGGACTGCAGTTGGTCTATTGGAGATAAGGTGGATGCATGGATAAATAATGG TTGGTGGGAAGGAACTATCACCGAAATGGGCAAGGACAATGAAGCAAATTTAACTGTTCAACTTTCAG CTCAAGGGGACGCCTCAATTGTTGGATCATGGAATCTTCGCCCATCTCTCTTTTGGAGGGACGGTCATTGGATAGAATGGTCAAGGTTGACAGAAAATATTGTCTCTTCCCATGAG GGCGATACTCCACGGGAGAAACGAACAAAGTTCGGCCCGCGTGCAGCTGAAACTGATGCGGGAATTGAGGTCAGAGAGACAGATAAGATTGGAAAACATAAGGTGCATATAGAGGAAAGTGAAAAACCTGAAGCATCCAGACCTCTGCCTCTGTCTGCTAAAGAAACAGTATTCAATATAGGGAAGAACCCCAAAGAGGACAATAAAGATAAATTAGGAATGAAGCGGACTGGTCTTCAGAAGCCGGGCTCGTCAGTGGTTCCTGGTGTCCCCAAGCCCGGAAGGAAAAGGAAATTTATGGAT GATTCAGCTTCGCGTGGATGGAAAAATCCTTCTAAAGTTGTTAGCAGGGGGAAACGAGTAGCTGAATCGAGGCCTAACTTTCAGAAGACTGGAAACCCTGACACTGTTACAGGTAGAAATACATCCGAGAGAGTATCTGTACCCTCTGCAACGACTGAAGGTGTTGCACATAATCTTATACCAAATACTCCAGCCTCTAGTACCAAAAAGGAGGGATATATGTCGGGTTCTGTATCAGTTGCGCCTTTGGCAAAGAAACAACCATCTTCAACTGTTGCGGCTGCTTTTGCAAATAAAAGGAAACTTGGGGCCTTTCCCGGTCAAAAGTTGTCTAGAAATGAAGAAAAGGACCGTGTTGGTCAGAACGAGAAGCCTGTGATCCCTGATGCAGTTGAGCCACGGAGATCAGTTCGCAGAATTCAGCCGACATCCAGG CTATTAGAAGGGTTACAGAGCTCACTAATTGCCTCCAAGATCCCTACTGCACATGACAGAGGCACCAAAGGCCAACACAGGGGTGCAGCCAGAGCCATCTTATAG